DNA sequence from the Selenomonas timonae genome:
GGAGTGCGCGTGTTCCAAGACGGTCTGCGTGACGCTCCCAAGGAGAAATCCGCTCACGCGCGAAAGCTTGCGCCCACCGATGACGACGAGCTCCACGCTCATCTCATCGATGAATCGCAGGATCTCTTCCTCAGGTATTCCCGTGCGGTGGTGACGCTCACGTGCAATACACTCGGGCAGGAGCACCTCTGCCACGGCAAATATCTCCTGCGCCTCCTCTGCCGCCGGACGCACAATGCTCTTCGGGAGCCACGAGACATCGCCCTCGTCCGTGCTCGCGTCGAATGGAGACACATAGAGGAGATGCACCTCAGACGCCATCAGCGCAGCAAGCTCACCCGCCAGACAGACGGCACGCAACGACACCTGCGACCCGTCCACGGGGACAAGGATATGCGCGTACTTTGACTGCTGCTCCATCACGCACCTCCGTCCCGCCTTGTTTGTTGTATTTATTCGCGAAATTCTGTCAAACTCCTTCTTTATTCCGACGATTATTCGCTCTGATGAAAATAAATTGACGTGCCCCACCGAAAATGATAGACTGACTCTACATATAAGGAATAAATGGAGGCAATGCGTTATGGGAGAAGAACAGAGAGTTCAGACGGATGAGGAAGTTGTCGCATCGACAGGGATTTCGGATATCTATGCCGCAGCAAAAAGACTCGAGGGCATTGTGCGAAAGACCCCGCTGGTACACAGTGAGTTCTTCTCCGACATCGCGGGCAATGCGACCTATCTGAAGCTCGAGAATCTCCAGACCACGGGTGCATTCAAGCTGCGCGGCGCATACAACCGCATCTCCATGCTTACGGAGGAGGAACGGGCGCGCGGCGTCATCACCGCCTCAGCTGGCAATCATGCGCAGGGCGTTGCCTACGCCTCGCAGAAACTCGGCGTGAAGGCTGTCATCTGCATGCCAGCGACAACGCCGATCCTAAAGGTCGAGGCGACGCGTGCACTCGGCGCAACGGTCATCCTCCACGGCAACGGCTTCGATGATGCCTATGCGCATAGCCTCGAACTACAAAAGGAGAAGGGCTACGTCTACATCCACCCGTTCAATGACCGCAATGTGATTGTCGGACAGGGCACAATCGCCCTCGAGGTGATCGACGCGCTCAAGGACGTGGATGCAATCCTCGTCCCCGTCGGCGGCGGGGGGCTTGCCTCGGGCATCGCGCTCGCGGTAAAGCTCGTCAACCCGCAGGTGAAGGTCATCGGTGTCGAGCCGGAGAACGCGGCGTGCATGAAGGCAGCGCTCTCCTGCGGACGTGCAATCACCCTCCCCTCTGCCGACACGGTTGCCGACGGCTGCGCCGTACGTACGGCAGGAAACCTGACCCTTGAATTCTGTCGCCGCTACCTCGACGAGATCATCACCGTCTCCGAGATGGAGATCATGAGCGCCCTGCTCTCCCTCATCGAAAAGCACAAATTCATCGCTGAGGGTGCGGGCGTCCTCTCCCTTGCCGCACTCGGCAAGCTGCGCATGAAGGACAAGAAGATCGCCGTGCTCGTCAGCGGCGGCAACATCGACATCTCTACCATCTCCGCACTCATCTCCAAGGCACTCATCTCGCGCGGCAGAGTATTCCGCTTCTCCGTCCAGCTCCCTGACAAACCGGGACAGCTGCTCACCGTCGCGCAGATCCTCACCGATCAGGATGCCAACGTCATCCGCCTCGATCACGATCAGACGATGGTGACGGACAGCTTTCAGAAGGTGCAGCTCACCGTCACCGTCGAGACACACGGACAGGAGCATATCGACCGCATTGTCTGCGCACTCGCAGCAAACGGATTTGAGATCAACAAGATTTACTGACAAAAGAAAGGATATATCAGCGTATGACTGCCGCCCCAATGAAATGTATCGATCAGGATACGGCACAGCATCTCGCCGACCTCTTCAAGACACTCGGCGATCCCACGCGCATCAAGATTCTCTCCCTACTCGCAGCAGCCGAGGAGTTGCGCGTCTACGACATTGCGGACGGGCTGGACATGGGACAGTCCGCCATCTCACATCAGCTGCGCGTGCTGCGTACCGCCCGCCTCGTGAAGTTCCGCAGAGACGGGAAAGAAGTGCTCTACTCGATTGACGACGATCACGTGCTGAAACTCCTCGGACAGGGTCTCGAGCACGTACAGCACGCATAGATCACGAAAGGATGCTCTCCATGAAACGCCGCGTCTTTCTCTCAACCGCCGTCGCCCTCCTCCTTGCAGCGGGCACGGCATTTGCCTCCCCCACCCTCCGCGAGGGCTCACACGGGCACGAGGTGCTTGTCCTGCAGCAGGCACTCCAAAAAGCGGGCTACAAGATCAAAAATGCGGACGGCGTATTCGGCAAGGATACCGAACGCGCCGTCGCCGAGTTCCAGCGCGACAACAAGATCAAGATTACAGGCGTCGTCAATAACGCGACGTGGCGCGCCCTCAAAAACTTACCCGAAAAACGCCCGTGGGGCATCGATGTCCCGCCGCCCGCAGAAAAAACACAGCCGCTTGCTCCGAACGGCAAGCCCATCCTTCCCGCGAGCAAGGTATCCGATGTCATCAAGACGGCGAAAGCCTACATGGGGACGCCCTATGTATTCGGAGGCACAACACCGAAGGGCTTTGACTGCTCGGGCTACCTCCAATACGTTTTCCAGAAACAAGGTATCTCGATTCCGCGCACGGCAGATGAGCAGTACAAACTCGGACTGCGCACAAAGAGCACGAAGGAGCTCGTACCCGGCGATCTCGTCTTTTTCGAGACGTATGAAAAGGGCGCGTCCCACTGCGGCATCTACCTCGGCAAGGACGAGTTCATCCACGCCTCCACGAGCAAGGGCGTGCGCATCGATGCGCTGTCGAACGACTATTGGAAGCCACGCTTCCTTGGCGGCAAGCATATTGTGAAATAAGTTGACTTTTCCCGTGCCGCTCATTATAATAGGGCGGTATCGGGATGTAGCGCAGTTTGGTAGCGCATCTGGTTTGGGACCAGAGGGTCGCAGGTTCGAATCCTGTCATCCCGACCATTGCACCTGTAGCTCAGTTGGATAGAGCAACGGCCTTCTAAGCCGTGGGTCGAGGGTTCGAATCCCCCCAGGCGCACCATCGAAATCTACCGTATCGTTGCGGCGGTACGGTTTTTTGTTGTCTTTTTTGAAACGCAACAAAAAAGATGTGAGATTCTGCTCTCACATCCCGTGCGGTCAATATGGTGGAGACAAGGGGGATCGAACCCCTGACCTCTTGCATGCCATGCAAGCGCTCTCCCAGCTGAGCTATGCCCCCGCGAAAGGTATTATAGCGTAAATCACCTATATGCGCAAGGGCTTCACGCAAAAACTTTTCAAAAGTGCATTACAAGGAAAATCATATGTTCTATAATAAAAACAGGTGCTATCTACTCGGTGAACGGTCAATCTAAGCCCGGAAGGGCGATGGTTGTCTATGAACGAAACAAACATGACGCTGTTACTGTTGATCGTTCTAGTATTACTTCTCAGTAAAAAGTAATCCGCCCCCTAGCAGCAAACTGTGGGCGGATTCTTTCGCAACCATAAGGGCTGACCGTTTACACGATAGCACCTTTTCTATTCCCTATTATAGGACTTTTCTTTGAAATCGTCAAGTGCCGTCACACGGACTTCAAGCCTCCGCATTGCGCTTCTCATACGCGCCGCTGAGAATATCCGCCCACCACGCTTCGTGCTCCTGATACCATGTAATTGTCGACTGGATTCCGTCGTCGAACTTCGTTGCGGGCGTCCAGCCGAGTTCGCGTCCAATCTTCGTCGGATCGATCGCATAGCGACGGTCATGTCCCTTGCGATCCGTGACATAGGAGATCTGATCCTCGCCCTTGCCGAGCGCGGAGAGGATCGTGCGGACAACCTCGATGTTCGAGCGCTCGTTGTGCCCGCCAACATTGTAGACCTCACCCACCGTGCCACGCCGCATGATTGCATCGATGGCGGAGCAGTGATCGTCAACATGCAGCCAGTCACGAACATTCAGACCGTCGCCATAGACGGGCAGCTTCTCCCCCTGCATCGCACGAATCATCATGAGGGGAATGAGCTTCTCGGGGAACTGGAACGCACCGTAGTTGTTCGAGCAGCGCGAGATCGTCACAGGTATGCCGTAGGTGCGCGCATACGCCTGCACGAGGAGGTCGGCTCCCGCCT
Encoded proteins:
- a CDS encoding ArsR/SmtB family transcription factor, which gives rise to MTAAPMKCIDQDTAQHLADLFKTLGDPTRIKILSLLAAAEELRVYDIADGLDMGQSAISHQLRVLRTARLVKFRRDGKEVLYSIDDDHVLKLLGQGLEHVQHA
- the ilvA gene encoding threonine ammonia-lyase, with the translated sequence MGEEQRVQTDEEVVASTGISDIYAAAKRLEGIVRKTPLVHSEFFSDIAGNATYLKLENLQTTGAFKLRGAYNRISMLTEEERARGVITASAGNHAQGVAYASQKLGVKAVICMPATTPILKVEATRALGATVILHGNGFDDAYAHSLELQKEKGYVYIHPFNDRNVIVGQGTIALEVIDALKDVDAILVPVGGGGLASGIALAVKLVNPQVKVIGVEPENAACMKAALSCGRAITLPSADTVADGCAVRTAGNLTLEFCRRYLDEIITVSEMEIMSALLSLIEKHKFIAEGAGVLSLAALGKLRMKDKKIAVLVSGGNIDISTISALISKALISRGRVFRFSVQLPDKPGQLLTVAQILTDQDANVIRLDHDQTMVTDSFQKVQLTVTVETHGQEHIDRIVCALAANGFEINKIY
- the rfbB gene encoding dTDP-glucose 4,6-dehydratase, whose amino-acid sequence is MKIIVTGGAGFIGANFVYYELREHPGDQIICYDALTYAGNLATLDAAQENPQFSFVRGDIADRAAVYALFEHEQPDIVVNFAAESHVDRSIENPEIFLRTNIIGTSVLMDACRKYGIQRYHQVSTDEVYGDLPLDRPDLLFTEETPLHTSSPYSSSKAGADLLVQAYARTYGIPVTISRCSNNYGAFQFPEKLIPLMMIRAMQGEKLPVYGDGLNVRDWLHVDDHCSAIDAIMRRGTVGEVYNVGGHNERSNIEVVRTILSALGKGEDQISYVTDRKGHDRRYAIDPTKIGRELGWTPATKFDDGIQSTITWYQEHEAWWADILSGAYEKRNAEA
- a CDS encoding universal stress protein — its product is MEQQSKYAHILVPVDGSQVSLRAVCLAGELAALMASEVHLLYVSPFDASTDEGDVSWLPKSIVRPAAEEAQEIFAVAEVLLPECIARERHHRTGIPEEEILRFIDEMSVELVVIGGRKLSRVSGFLLGSVTQTVLEHAHSSVMVAGSA
- a CDS encoding NlpC/P60 family protein, which encodes MKRRVFLSTAVALLLAAGTAFASPTLREGSHGHEVLVLQQALQKAGYKIKNADGVFGKDTERAVAEFQRDNKIKITGVVNNATWRALKNLPEKRPWGIDVPPPAEKTQPLAPNGKPILPASKVSDVIKTAKAYMGTPYVFGGTTPKGFDCSGYLQYVFQKQGISIPRTADEQYKLGLRTKSTKELVPGDLVFFETYEKGASHCGIYLGKDEFIHASTSKGVRIDALSNDYWKPRFLGGKHIVK